One Nocardia huaxiensis genomic window, GTGACGCCGACCTCGCGGGCCACGGTGTCCATCGACACTTTGTGCACACCCTGCTCGACGATAATTTTCAGGACCGCGTCCAGTAGTTGATCGCGCCGTTCCTCGGGGGGCATGCGCGGTGCGTAGGCCTTGCCGCGTCGTACCGGGGTGCTGGTCACGCTGCGTCCTCCTCTAATGTCGCTGCCTTGCGGCGAGCCCTGCCTGCTTGACATTCGACCGTGCAGCGCAAATACTACACTCAATGTAGCTACAAAGACTGTAGCTTTTGAGGAGGTCGCAATGACGCGCCGTTACTGCATCATCGGGGCTGGTTACACCGGGTTGGCGGTGGCGAAGGCCTATGCGGATCTGGGTTTGGACTACGACCACATCGAGGCCACCGACGCCATCGGCGGCAACTGGTCGCACGGGGTGTACGACTCCACATACCTGATCAGTTCCAAGGGCGTCACCGAGTACCCCGACTACCCGATGCCGCGTGACTATCCGGACTTCCCCAGCGCGGGCCAGATGCGCGACTATCTGCGCGCGTTCGCCGCCGAGTTCGGCCTCGCGCAACGCATCGAATTCGGCACGCTGGTGACCGATGTCGCGCCACTGGATGATTCGGGCCTGGCGGGCTGGCGGGTCGAATTCGCGAGCGGCGAGGCACGCGAGTACGCCGGTGTCGTGGTCGCCAACGGGCACTACTGGGACGTCAATATCCCCTCGTACCCGGGCGAATTCACCGGCAAGCAGATTCACTCCAAGAACTACAAGCGGCCCGCTGACCTGGACGGCACCCGGGTGCTCGTGGTCGGTGCCGGGAACTCCGGTTGTGACCTGGCGGTGGAGGCGGCGGTGACCTTCGGAAACGCGGAGATTTCGCTGCGCCGCAGCTACTGGTTCATCCCCAAATACGTGCTGGGCATTCCGAGCGGAACATTCGATGTCGGTTCGGTGCCGGTACCGAAAATGGTGCAGGAGGCCGTGTTTCGCTCGATCGTCGCCCTCGGCATGGGCAGCTACAAGAGTTTCGGGCTCCAGAAGCCCAAGCATCGGATCTTTGACCAAGATCTGGTGGTCAACCAGCAGCTGCCGTATTTCCTCAAGCACGGCCGAATCGCCGTACGCCCGGAGATCGCGCGATTCGACGGGCGCACAGTACATTTCGTCGACGGCACCAGCGGTGAATACGACACCATCGTGTGGGCGACCGGCTTCAAGACCACCTTTCCGTTCTTGCGCGAGGGACTGCTCGAGTGGGACAACGGCCAGCCCCGGCTGGTGTCACATACCTTCGCCCCGGGCCTGGCCAACCTGTTCTTCGCCGGACTGGTCGCCCCGCGTTCGGGCGCGGGCATGCTGCTGATGAACTCCTCGCGGCTGCTCGCCGAGGTCGCACTGCTGCAACAGCGTCTGCGCACTCCGGTCGGCGATCTCTACGCGCGCGTGTCCAAGCCGTCCAGTGAAATCCTCGCGGGCGGACCGGATTTGCGCTGGGAGGCGTTGCGCGGTCGGTGGCTGGTGCGCACCATGGCTCAGCTGTCCACGCTCCGCATGCTGCTGTCGGACACTCCGGCCGAGGCCCGCGTCGCCGGCGATGTCGAAGAGTCACGGCGGGACTCGACGCCGAGCCCGATGAACTCGATCACGCCGCGCGCTCTGCCTGGCACCGTGCTACGGCCGATTCTCGCCGTCGCCCGCCGAATCGCCTGACAGCAAATTCCCTCCGCGCCGATAGGAGTCCGCAATGCCCCCCAAGAACCGCGCACAGCGCACCGTTGCCGTCGGCAGCCCACTGACCTTGCCGTGCGGCGTGACCCTGCCCAACCGAATCGCCAAGGCCGCCATGAGTGAACAACTCGGCGAGATCAACGGCGCGCCCAGCCAGACCTTGACCCGGCTCTACAGTGCCTGGGGTCGTGGTGGGGCCGGGTTGCTCATTACCGGCAATGTCATGATCGACCGCCGCGCCTACGTCGAACCACGCAATGTGACCCTCGAAGACGACCGGCATCTCGAGGCCGTAAGCAATTGGGCGCGAGCGGGTTCGCGCGCGGGCGCGGCGATGGTCATGCAGATCAACCATCCGGGACGAGTCGCGGTCGGCCCGCTCAACCGGCGTCCGGTCGGACCGTCGGCTTTGCGTCCCCAGGTGATCGGCTACAACCTGCGCAAGCCGCGAGCGCTCTCGCTCGATGACATCGCCGATCTGCGCCGCCGCTACGCGCGGACCGCGGAACTGGCCGTGGCCGCCGGGTTCGCGGGTGTGCAGGTGCATGCCGCGCACGGGTATCTGCTGTCGCAGTTCCTGTCCCCGCTGGCCAACCAGCGCGAGGACCGGTACGGCGTCAGCCCGGAAAACCGCCGTCGCCTGCTGCTCGAGGTCATCGCGGACGTGCGCGCGGCCATCGGTCCCCACGCTGTGCTCTCGGTCAAGCTCAACTCGGCCGACTTCGAACGCAGAGGACTCGAAGAAGACGAATCACTCGATGTCGCGCTGGCATTGGAGCAGGCCGGGATCGACCTGCTGGAGATCTCCGGCGGTAATTACGAAGCTCCGGCCATGACCGGGGTGGTGCAGGACAGTACTCGCGAACGCGAGGCGTACTTCCTGCGCTACGCGCAGAATCTGCGCGCCCGCTCGGCGATGCCGCTCATGCTGACCGGCGGCATCCGCACCCTCGACTTCATGAACGAGGTGCTCGCCCAGGGCGCGGTCGATGTGATCGGGTTGGGTCGCCCCTTCGCCGTGCGGCCCGAAATCGCGGCGGAGTTGCTCGCCGGCACCCGGGAGCCGGAACTCCTGCCCACCGCACCGCGTATCGCGCTGCCCGGGGTGGATCCGATCAACTCCTATCTCCAGCTCGCCTGGCACGCAGCGAATTTCCGCAGTATCGCCGCGGGGGATAAGCAGGTGAGCGGCCCCGGTGCGGTCCGCACCCTGGCGGCCGCGGGGACCACCATGACCGTCCGTGCTCTCACTCAGTTCTGATCGCCGAGGAGCCATCATGAGTCTTCCCACTCCCACCCCCGTAGCGCGGGCCGTCGTCACCGGAGCGTCCTCCGGTATCGGCGTCGCGCTCGCCGAAGGTCTTGCCCGGCGAGGATATTCGCTGATTCTGGTCGCTCGTCGCGAAGACCGCCTGCGCGATCTGGCCGCGGAACTGAACGCCCGCCACGGGGTCGAGGCCGAGATCCGGGCCGTCGACCTGTCCGATCGCGATGAGCGTGGAAAATTGTGCGAGGAACTCGCCGGTCGCGATATCGCCGTGCTCTGCAACAACGCCGGTTTCGCCACCTACGGTGAATTGGCTGTCGCCAACCCGGGCCGGGAGCGGCAGCAGGTCGAGTTGAATGCCGTTGCGGTGCACGACCTCACCCTCGCGGTACTGCCCGGCATGATCGACCGGCGGGCAGGGGCGATCCTGATCACCGGGTCGACGGCGGGCAATCAGCCCGGCCCGAACAATGCCACCTACGCCGCGTCCAAGGCGTTCGCCAACACCCTGGCCGAATCGCTGCACGGTGAACTGGCCGGAACCGGTGTGCAGTGCACGCTGCTCGCGCCCGGCCCGGTCCGCACCGAATACGCCGAGACCGCCGAAGTCCCGAACCTGGACCGCATGGTGCCCGGCCCGCTGTGGGTCAGTGCGGAACAGGCTGCGGCGGAGGCGATCGCGGGTATGGCCGCGGGTCGCCGCCGTGTGGTCCCGGGGGTTTTCGCCAAGGTGCAGACCGTCGGCGGCCAGTACACCCCGCGCGGGTTGGTCGGGCCGATCCTGCGCACCGTTTATCGAAAGGTCAAGTGACATGGGCTGGGAACCTGCCATTCGCACCGTCGGCCGCTCGCTCGGCGCGGATCTGCGCCGCGTGCTGGCGCTGGGCGATCCGCGCCGCAGTCTCTACCGCGACGCCCATTACTTCAGTGCCACCGTCGAAATCGACCCCGAGCGCATGAAACAGTGGCTGCCCGCCGGGGTCCAGCTGGCCGAACCGGCCCGTGCGGACCTGTTCACCGCGTGCTTCCCGGACAACAATTTCGAATCCCCGGGGTACCACGAAGCCGGACTGTTCGTGCACATCAAGACGTTGCAGGGCACCGGAATCCACTGCCCGTGGATGATTCTCGATGATGACGTGGCCCTCATCATCGGCCGCGAACTGCTCGGCTATCCGAAGAAGCTGGGCGAGGTCGAGTGGACCGTCACCGACACCGAGATCCGCGCCGAGGCCACCCGCCGCGGGCACAAACTGCTCACCATGGGCGGACGACTCGGCGAGGCCGTCGCCGACCCGCCGCCGATCCTGGCCCGCCCGCATCGCAATATCGTCGGCCTCGCCGGTATCTTCCCGTCCTGGCTGGTGGGCTTCACCCCGCGCGAGAGTGTGATCGAGGTGCGGCGGATCGAAGACTTCACCTTGGAAGTCCATGGCTCCGAACGCGACCCGCTCGACCAGATGGGCATCGGCCGGGTCATCGAGGCCCGGCTGCACCGGGTCGACCTACTGGGCGTGTGGGTGCCCCCGATTCCCTTGCGCCCGTTGACTCCGCTGTTCGCCATGACGCACGCCCGGCCCCGCGTCCTATGACCGACACGCTCCCGACCGCGCCCGCCAGGAGGTCCGCATGAGCATCGCCGAACGCCTCACCACCGCGCCGATCGCCATCCCGCGACCGGCCACCACCGCACGCTTCACTCGTATCGACGCCTTCGACAAGGCGCTCATCGCACCCGGTGGTTTCGGTCCGCGACTGCGCGCCTGCCGTACGGCCGCACTGGATTTCCGCAGGGAGTTCGCCGCGACCGGCCGCCCGGACTCGGTGCGCACCCATGACCTGATCTCGCTGCCGTACCCGACCCGCTACGGGTTGTTCCGGGCCGCGATCAGCCCCACCCCGTTCCTCACCATCAGCAACCGCATGCTGATCGTGCGCTGGACGGAAACCGACGGCACCCCGCGCACCCTGCTGTTCGAACCCAGCGATCACGAACTCGACTCCTACACACCGTATTTCGCCGAACTCGAGCGACTTACCCCGGGACCGCTGCGTGGGCTGTTCGTGACCGAGCACTCCGATGTGCTGACCGCCTGCCGCCGGGCGGGCGTCGATCCGGCCGAGGTCGACTACCTCGCCTTCGATCACCTGCATACCCAGGACGTGCGACGCTGGCTCGGCACCACCCGACCGCAACCCGACATCAGCCCGGATCGTCCGGTGCCAGCGGCCTTCCCGAACGCGAAGCTGCTGGCTCAGCGCGATGAGCTGGAGGCCATGGCCGATCTACATCCCTTCCAGCGGCCCTGGTATCAGCCCACCACCTTCGTCGACCTGCCGCCGGAGAAGATCCTGCCGCTGGACGGCAGCGTGCTGCTCGGCCCCGGCGTCGCACTGATCACCACACCCGGCCACGCCATGGGCAACCAATCGCTGGTACTCAATACCGACACCGGCATCTGGGCCATCAGCGAAAACGCCATCGCCACCGAATGCCTCACCCCGGAGAACTCCCGCATCCCGGGCCTGGCGCACGCGGCGAAGAACTGGGGACACGAGGTCATCCTGAACGCGAACACCATCGAGACCACCTACGAGCAATACAACTCGCTCATCATCGAGAAGACCATTGCCGATGTGTCCCAGCAGGATTCACGCTACCTGCAGTTCTTTCCGTCCAGTGAGCTGACCGGCGCGCTGCTCAACCCCGGCACCTCACCCAGCTTCGCCCACCGCGCTATCCGGCACGGCTGACGTTCCCGGAGGCACCATGTCCACGACCCCCACACCCAGCCCCGGCTTCTTCGCCCAGTTGCTGGACCCGGCGCAGCGCGCCGATCCGTACGCGCTCTTCGCCCGTATTCGCGAGCAGGGACCGGTTCGCCTCGGTGAGTTACCGGTCGTGGTGCTGTCCTCCCATCGTGATTGTGCGGCGGTGCTGCGGCACAAGGCAGCAAGCGTCGAGCGTCACCACGCGTCGATTCCCCTGGGTCTCACACCGGTTCACGATCTCGCCGGTGCGTCCCCCGGTGAGCTCACCGGCACAGCATCGATGCTTTTCCGTGATGCGCCCGACCACACACGGCTGCGGCGATTGGCGGCCAAGGCCTTCACACCCTCCGTCGTGCGTGCGCTCGAACCGCGTATCACCGCCATCGCCGACGCCGCCC contains:
- a CDS encoding NADH:flavin oxidoreductase/NADH oxidase family protein codes for the protein MPPKNRAQRTVAVGSPLTLPCGVTLPNRIAKAAMSEQLGEINGAPSQTLTRLYSAWGRGGAGLLITGNVMIDRRAYVEPRNVTLEDDRHLEAVSNWARAGSRAGAAMVMQINHPGRVAVGPLNRRPVGPSALRPQVIGYNLRKPRALSLDDIADLRRRYARTAELAVAAGFAGVQVHAAHGYLLSQFLSPLANQREDRYGVSPENRRRLLLEVIADVRAAIGPHAVLSVKLNSADFERRGLEEDESLDVALALEQAGIDLLEISGGNYEAPAMTGVVQDSTREREAYFLRYAQNLRARSAMPLMLTGGIRTLDFMNEVLAQGAVDVIGLGRPFAVRPEIAAELLAGTREPELLPTAPRIALPGVDPINSYLQLAWHAANFRSIAAGDKQVSGPGAVRTLAAAGTTMTVRALTQF
- a CDS encoding acetoacetate decarboxylase family protein; this encodes MGWEPAIRTVGRSLGADLRRVLALGDPRRSLYRDAHYFSATVEIDPERMKQWLPAGVQLAEPARADLFTACFPDNNFESPGYHEAGLFVHIKTLQGTGIHCPWMILDDDVALIIGRELLGYPKKLGEVEWTVTDTEIRAEATRRGHKLLTMGGRLGEAVADPPPILARPHRNIVGLAGIFPSWLVGFTPRESVIEVRRIEDFTLEVHGSERDPLDQMGIGRVIEARLHRVDLLGVWVPPIPLRPLTPLFAMTHARPRVL
- a CDS encoding flavin-containing monooxygenase, giving the protein MTRRYCIIGAGYTGLAVAKAYADLGLDYDHIEATDAIGGNWSHGVYDSTYLISSKGVTEYPDYPMPRDYPDFPSAGQMRDYLRAFAAEFGLAQRIEFGTLVTDVAPLDDSGLAGWRVEFASGEAREYAGVVVANGHYWDVNIPSYPGEFTGKQIHSKNYKRPADLDGTRVLVVGAGNSGCDLAVEAAVTFGNAEISLRRSYWFIPKYVLGIPSGTFDVGSVPVPKMVQEAVFRSIVALGMGSYKSFGLQKPKHRIFDQDLVVNQQLPYFLKHGRIAVRPEIARFDGRTVHFVDGTSGEYDTIVWATGFKTTFPFLREGLLEWDNGQPRLVSHTFAPGLANLFFAGLVAPRSGAGMLLMNSSRLLAEVALLQQRLRTPVGDLYARVSKPSSEILAGGPDLRWEALRGRWLVRTMAQLSTLRMLLSDTPAEARVAGDVEESRRDSTPSPMNSITPRALPGTVLRPILAVARRIA
- a CDS encoding SDR family NAD(P)-dependent oxidoreductase; translation: MSLPTPTPVARAVVTGASSGIGVALAEGLARRGYSLILVARREDRLRDLAAELNARHGVEAEIRAVDLSDRDERGKLCEELAGRDIAVLCNNAGFATYGELAVANPGRERQQVELNAVAVHDLTLAVLPGMIDRRAGAILITGSTAGNQPGPNNATYAASKAFANTLAESLHGELAGTGVQCTLLAPGPVRTEYAETAEVPNLDRMVPGPLWVSAEQAAAEAIAGMAAGRRRVVPGVFAKVQTVGGQYTPRGLVGPILRTVYRKVK